One window from the genome of Mycolicibacterium gadium encodes:
- a CDS encoding TetR/AcrR family transcriptional regulator, which translates to MTTNAERKRPGRPPGTSDTRERILTSARELFARNGIDKTSIRAIAADADVDPALVHHYYGTKTQLFAAAIHIPIDPMQIIGPLQQIPVEEIGHTLPSLLLPLWDSELGKGFIATLRSILAGNDISLFRSFLQDVVAREVGSRVDDPPGSGMIRVQFVASQLVGVVMARYILELDPFKLLPVEQIAETIGPNLQRYLTGDLPGLP; encoded by the coding sequence TTGACCACCAACGCAGAACGTAAGCGTCCCGGGCGACCACCCGGCACGTCCGATACCCGCGAGCGCATCCTCACCAGCGCGCGGGAGTTGTTCGCCCGCAACGGGATCGACAAGACCTCGATTCGCGCCATCGCCGCGGACGCGGACGTAGACCCCGCGCTGGTACATCACTATTACGGCACAAAGACGCAGTTGTTCGCCGCGGCGATCCACATCCCGATCGACCCGATGCAGATCATCGGTCCGCTGCAGCAGATCCCCGTCGAGGAGATCGGCCACACGCTCCCGTCGCTGCTGCTGCCGCTGTGGGACTCCGAGTTGGGTAAGGGGTTCATCGCCACTTTGAGGTCGATTCTGGCCGGCAATGACATCTCGCTGTTTCGATCGTTTCTGCAGGACGTTGTCGCCAGGGAAGTGGGCTCCCGCGTTGATGATCCGCCCGGCAGCGGGATGATCCGAGTGCAATTCGTCGCATCGCAATTGGTCGGCGTGGTGATGGCGCGCTACATCCTGGAGCTGGATCCGTTCAAATTGCTTCCGGTCGAGCAGATCGCCGAGACCATTGGCCCGAACCTGCAGCGCTACCTCACCGGAGACCTACCCGGCCTGCCCTGA
- a CDS encoding acyl-CoA synthetase yields MDLSGLTRPVERLVATAQNGLEVLRYGGLETGAVPSPFQIIQSVPMYRLRRYFPPDARPGAKQPGPPVLMVHPMMMSADMWDVTRDEGAVGILHKAGIDPWVIDFGSPDKVEGGMDRNLADHVVALSEAIDTVKEVTGRDVHLAGYSQGGMFAYQTAAYRRSKDLASIVAFGSPVDTLAALPMNLPASLAPAAADFMADHVFSRMDIPGWLARTGFQMLDPIKTAQSRIDFLRQLHDREALLPREQQRRFLASEGWIAWSGPAIAELLKQFIAHNRMMSGGFSIHGDLVTLSDIDCPVLAVIGEVDDIGQPASVRGIKRAAPKADVYEFLIRAGHFGLVVGSKASTQTWPAVAQWVKWIDSAGDMPEGVTPMALQPEEHSETGVSLSSRVAHGANAATEMAFSMARSAAGALVAANKSARAIAVETYRTLPRLARLGQINEHTRISLGRIMSEQARDLPNGEALLFDGRVHTYEAVDRRINNVVRGLIGVGVRQGAHVGVLMETRPSALVAIAALSRLGAVAVLMPPDADLPIAARLGSVSEIITDPGNLEAARRLDMRVLVLGGGEVRDLDLPEDADVIDMEKIDPDAVDLPGWYRPNPGLARDLAFIGFSSIGGQFVARQITNYRWALSAIGTASAANLGRGDTVYCLTPLHHQSGLLVALGGAVVGGSRIALSRGLRPDRFLQEIRQYGVTVVSYTWAMLRDVIDDPSFSLTGSHPVRLFIGSGMPTGLWKRVTDVFEPAQIVEFFATSDGQAVLANVSGAKVGSKGRPLPGSGEIALAAYDPDDDLILEDERGFVRRAEVNEVGVLLARPRGPIDPTASVKRGVFAPADTWVSSEYLFRRDDDGDYWLVESRGQLIHTLRGVVYASTVNDAVSRLNAVDLAVTYGVETDGHCLAVTALALRPGGTIPSADLSEALADLPVGNPPDLVHVVPEMSLSASFRPLLSPLREAGIPKASRNAWYLDTDTNRYKRLTVAVRAEIAGG; encoded by the coding sequence GTGGACCTGTCCGGATTGACCCGACCAGTGGAACGACTGGTCGCGACCGCGCAAAACGGGTTGGAAGTCCTGCGTTACGGCGGCCTGGAGACCGGAGCCGTGCCGTCGCCGTTTCAGATCATCCAGAGCGTGCCCATGTACCGGCTGCGGAGGTATTTCCCACCCGACGCCAGGCCGGGAGCAAAGCAACCCGGGCCGCCCGTGCTGATGGTGCATCCCATGATGATGTCGGCCGATATGTGGGACGTCACCCGCGACGAAGGCGCCGTCGGCATCCTGCACAAGGCGGGCATCGACCCATGGGTCATCGACTTCGGGTCGCCCGACAAGGTCGAGGGCGGGATGGACCGCAACCTGGCCGACCACGTCGTCGCGCTGAGCGAGGCCATCGACACCGTCAAAGAGGTGACCGGCCGTGACGTCCACCTGGCCGGCTACTCGCAGGGCGGCATGTTCGCCTACCAGACCGCCGCCTACCGGCGGTCCAAGGACCTCGCCAGCATCGTGGCTTTCGGCTCACCCGTGGACACGCTGGCCGCGCTGCCGATGAACCTGCCGGCCAGCCTGGCGCCCGCCGCCGCGGACTTCATGGCCGACCATGTCTTCAGCCGCATGGACATCCCGGGTTGGCTCGCCCGCACCGGTTTCCAGATGCTCGACCCCATCAAGACCGCGCAGTCCCGTATCGACTTCCTCCGCCAGTTGCACGACCGCGAGGCGCTGCTGCCCCGCGAACAACAGCGTCGCTTCCTCGCCTCCGAGGGCTGGATCGCGTGGTCGGGACCCGCGATCGCCGAACTGCTCAAGCAGTTCATCGCCCACAACCGCATGATGAGCGGCGGCTTCTCGATTCATGGCGACCTTGTCACCCTGTCCGACATCGACTGCCCCGTGCTGGCCGTCATCGGTGAGGTCGACGACATCGGTCAGCCGGCGTCGGTGCGCGGGATCAAGCGCGCGGCCCCGAAGGCGGATGTCTACGAATTCCTCATTCGCGCAGGACATTTCGGGCTTGTTGTCGGTTCCAAGGCGTCGACGCAGACCTGGCCCGCAGTCGCTCAGTGGGTCAAGTGGATCGACAGTGCCGGGGATATGCCCGAGGGTGTGACACCGATGGCGTTGCAGCCTGAGGAGCACAGTGAAACTGGTGTCTCGCTGAGCTCGCGGGTGGCGCACGGCGCGAATGCCGCGACGGAAATGGCGTTCAGCATGGCTCGGTCGGCCGCCGGCGCGCTGGTTGCGGCCAACAAATCAGCGCGCGCCATAGCTGTCGAGACGTATCGCACCCTGCCCCGTCTTGCTCGGTTGGGTCAGATCAACGAGCACACCCGAATCTCGTTGGGCCGCATCATGTCCGAGCAGGCCCGCGACCTCCCCAACGGCGAGGCGTTGCTCTTCGACGGCCGGGTCCACACGTACGAGGCGGTCGATCGCCGCATCAACAATGTGGTCCGCGGTCTGATCGGGGTGGGAGTTCGGCAGGGTGCGCATGTCGGCGTGCTGATGGAGACCCGGCCAAGCGCGCTGGTCGCGATCGCCGCGCTGTCGCGCCTGGGCGCGGTGGCGGTGCTGATGCCGCCCGACGCCGACCTGCCGATCGCCGCCCGACTGGGTTCGGTGTCCGAAATCATCACCGACCCCGGCAACCTCGAGGCCGCCCGACGGCTCGACATGCGCGTGCTGGTGCTGGGCGGCGGTGAGGTGCGCGACCTGGATCTGCCCGAAGACGCCGACGTCATCGACATGGAGAAGATCGATCCCGACGCGGTCGACCTGCCCGGCTGGTACCGGCCGAATCCGGGACTCGCGCGGGACTTGGCCTTCATCGGGTTCAGCTCGATCGGCGGTCAATTCGTCGCGCGGCAGATCACCAATTACCGCTGGGCACTGTCGGCGATTGGCACCGCGTCGGCCGCGAACCTCGGACGGGGCGACACGGTGTACTGCCTGACCCCGCTGCACCACCAATCCGGACTGCTGGTCGCGCTCGGGGGCGCGGTGGTGGGCGGATCCCGCATCGCACTGTCGCGGGGTCTGCGTCCGGACCGATTCCTTCAGGAGATCCGCCAGTACGGCGTCACCGTCGTCTCCTACACCTGGGCGATGCTGCGCGACGTCATCGACGACCCGTCGTTCTCGCTCACCGGCAGCCACCCGGTCCGATTGTTCATCGGCTCCGGCATGCCGACCGGTCTGTGGAAGCGGGTGACCGACGTATTCGAACCGGCCCAGATCGTCGAGTTCTTCGCGACCTCGGATGGGCAGGCCGTCTTGGCGAACGTGTCCGGCGCCAAGGTCGGCAGCAAGGGTAGGCCGCTGCCCGGCAGTGGCGAGATCGCTCTGGCCGCCTACGACCCCGACGACGACCTGATTCTCGAGGACGAGCGCGGATTCGTCCGTCGCGCAGAGGTCAACGAGGTGGGGGTGCTGCTTGCCCGTCCGCGGGGACCGATCGATCCGACGGCGTCGGTCAAGCGCGGGGTGTTCGCACCCGCGGACACGTGGGTGTCCAGCGAATACCTGTTCCGGCGCGACGATGACGGCGACTACTGGCTCGTCGAAAGCCGCGGTCAGCTGATCCACACGCTGCGCGGTGTCGTCTACGCCTCGACGGTGAACGACGCCGTCAGCCGCCTCAACGCCGTGGACCTGGCGGTCACCTACGGGGTGGAGACCGACGGCCACTGCCTCGCCGTGACGGCGCTGGCCCTGCGGCCGGGCGGGACCATTCCGTCGGCGGATCTGTCGGAAGCGCTCGCGGATTTGCCGGTCGGCAACCCGCCCGACCTCGTCCACGTGGTGCCTGAGATGTCGCTCAGTGCATCGTTCCGGCCGCTGTTGAGTCCGCTGCGCGAAGCCGGTATCCCCAAGGCGTCCCGTAACGCCTGGTATCTGGACACCGATACGAATCGGTACAAGCGGTTGACCGTCGCGGTGCGCGCCGAGATCGCTGGTGGGTGA
- a CDS encoding ABC transporter ATP-binding protein, whose translation MMSSSNGELSGGAADAAIDVENLRVIRGKRVALEDITVRIARGTITGLLGPSGCGKTTLMRSVVGTQIIERGTVTVLGRPAGSAELRHRVGYVTQDPTIYDDLRVIDNVRYFAALTGVDTASADEAIATVGLDDHRTALCGNLSGGQRTRASLACALVSHPDLLVLDEPTVGLDPVLRVDLWEQFHRLAAGGTTLLVSSHVMDEADHCGDLLLMREGHLLAHTTPTKLREDTGCQSLEEAFLSVIRHSTAA comes from the coding sequence ATGATGAGTTCATCGAACGGTGAATTATCCGGCGGAGCTGCCGACGCCGCGATCGACGTCGAGAACCTGCGGGTCATCAGGGGTAAGCGCGTCGCATTGGAGGACATCACGGTCCGGATCGCGCGCGGCACCATCACCGGACTGCTCGGTCCGTCCGGATGCGGCAAGACCACACTCATGCGCAGCGTCGTCGGCACGCAGATCATCGAACGGGGCACCGTGACGGTGTTGGGCCGCCCGGCCGGATCGGCCGAGCTGCGGCACCGGGTCGGATACGTCACCCAGGATCCGACGATCTACGACGATCTGAGGGTCATCGACAACGTCCGGTACTTCGCGGCATTGACGGGAGTCGACACCGCCAGCGCCGACGAGGCGATCGCCACCGTGGGGCTCGACGATCATCGAACTGCGTTGTGCGGCAACCTCTCCGGTGGCCAACGCACTCGCGCCTCACTCGCCTGCGCACTGGTGTCGCACCCCGATCTGCTGGTGCTCGACGAGCCCACCGTCGGTCTTGACCCCGTGCTGCGAGTCGACCTGTGGGAGCAATTCCACCGGCTCGCCGCCGGGGGTACGACGCTACTCGTGTCCAGTCACGTCATGGACGAAGCCGATCACTGCGGCGACCTGCTGCTCATGCGCGAGGGCCATCTCCTCGCACACACCACACCCACGAAGCTACGAGAGGACACAGGATGCCAGTCACTGGAGGAAGCGTTCCTGTCCGTCATCCGGCACAGCACCGCAGCCTGA
- a CDS encoding Trm112 family protein: MLDEKLLSILVCPEDRGPLLLVGDEFLYNPRLRRAYRIEDGVPVLLIDEAVTITDDAEHNRLLERASGQAG, from the coding sequence GTGCTCGACGAAAAACTCCTGAGCATCCTCGTCTGCCCCGAGGACCGCGGCCCGCTGCTCCTAGTGGGCGACGAATTCCTCTATAACCCGCGGTTGCGGCGTGCGTATCGCATCGAGGACGGAGTTCCCGTCCTGCTGATCGACGAAGCCGTCACCATCACCGACGATGCCGAACACAACCGCCTGCTGGAGCGGGCGTCAGGGCAGGCCGGGTAG
- a CDS encoding ABC transporter permease, with protein sequence MPVTGGSVPVRHPAQHRSLKSPSRLSPQAYLATTTRILRQLAADHRSVAMILVVPSLIIALMYFMFQNAPHPPGAPSPFNNACLIMLGVFPLIVMFLITSITMQRERVSGTLERILTTPLRRVDLLAAYGTAFSIAAAAQATLACIVSFWFLGLDTAGSPILVFIIAIINAVLGVGLGLLCSAFARTEFQAVQFMPLVIAPQLLLCGIIVPRDVMPDWLQWISNVLPASYALEALQQVGAHAEPTFIAVRDIVVVIGFAIVALCLAAATLRRRTP encoded by the coding sequence ATGCCAGTCACTGGAGGAAGCGTTCCTGTCCGTCATCCGGCACAGCACCGCAGCCTGAAGAGTCCGAGCCGGCTGAGCCCGCAGGCCTACCTGGCCACCACCACGCGGATCCTGCGCCAGCTCGCCGCCGACCACCGCAGCGTGGCGATGATCCTCGTCGTGCCGAGCCTCATCATCGCGTTGATGTACTTCATGTTCCAGAACGCACCACATCCGCCCGGCGCACCGTCGCCGTTCAACAACGCCTGCCTCATCATGCTGGGCGTGTTCCCGCTCATCGTGATGTTCCTGATCACCTCGATCACCATGCAGCGCGAACGGGTTTCAGGCACGCTGGAACGGATCCTGACGACCCCCCTGCGCCGTGTGGACCTGCTGGCCGCCTACGGCACCGCGTTCTCGATCGCCGCCGCCGCGCAAGCGACGCTGGCGTGCATCGTGTCGTTCTGGTTTCTCGGGCTGGACACCGCGGGCAGCCCCATCCTGGTGTTCATCATCGCGATCATCAACGCGGTTCTGGGGGTTGGGTTGGGTCTGCTGTGTAGTGCGTTCGCCCGCACCGAGTTTCAGGCGGTGCAGTTCATGCCGCTGGTGATCGCTCCGCAGCTGTTGCTGTGCGGCATCATCGTGCCCCGCGACGTGATGCCCGATTGGCTGCAATGGATCAGCAACGTGTTGCCTGCCAGCTACGCTCTGGAGGCGTTGCAACAGGTCGGTGCGCACGCGGAGCCGACGTTCATCGCGGTGCGGGATATCGTCGTCGTCATCGGCTTCGCGATCGTGGCACTGTGCCTGGCCGCGGCGACGCTACGACGAAGGACACCGTAA